A window from Gorilla gorilla gorilla isolate KB3781 chromosome 21, NHGRI_mGorGor1-v2.1_pri, whole genome shotgun sequence encodes these proteins:
- the LOC101137977 gene encoding LOW QUALITY PROTEIN: semenogelin-1 (The sequence of the model RefSeq protein was modified relative to this genomic sequence to represent the inferred CDS: substituted 1 base at 1 genomic stop codon): MAHSLKEDINDKVRSAVRQGFPSKMKPNIIFVLSLLLILEKQAAVMGQKGGSKGXLPSESSQFPHGQKGQHYSGQKGKQQTESKGSFSIQYTYHVDANDHDQTRKSQQYDLNALHETTKSERHLGGSQQLLHNKQEGRDYDKSKGHFHRVVIHHKGGKAHHGTQNPSQDQGNSPSGKGISSQYSNTEERLWVHGLSKEQTSVSGAQKGRKQGGSQSSYVLQTEELLANKQQRETKNSHQNKGHYQNVVEVREEHSSKVQTSLCPAHQDKLQHGSKDIFSTQDELLVYNKNQHQTKNLNQDQQHGRKANKISYQSSSTEERRLHYGENGVQKDVSQSSIYSQTEEKVHGKSQKQTTIPSQEQEHSQKANKISYQSSSTEERRLHYGENGVQKDVSQSSIYSQTEEKAQGKSQKQITIPSQEQEHSQKANKIYQSSSTEERRLHYGENGVQKDVSQSSIYSQTEEKVHGKSQKQITIPSQEQEHSQKANKISYQSSSTEEGRLHYGENGVQKDVSQSSIYSQTEEKAQGKSQKQITIPSQEQEHSQKANKISYQSSSTEEKRLHYGENGVQKDVSQSSIYSQTEKLVAGKSQIQAPNPKQEPWHGDNAKGESGQSTNREQDLLSHEQKGRHQHGSHGGLDIVIIEQEDDSDRHSAQHLNNDRNPLFT; this comes from the exons ATGGCACACTCACTCAAGGAAGATATAAATGACAAGGTCCGCTCAGCTGTCAGACAAGGTTTTCCAAGCAAGATGAAGCCCAACATCATCTTCGTACTTTCCCTGCTCCTCATCTTGGAGAAGCAAGCAGCTGTGATGGGACAAAAAG GTGGATCAAAAGGCTGATTACCAAGTGAATCTTCCCAATTTCCACATGGACAAAAGGGCCAGCACTATTCTGGACAAAAAGGCAAGCAACAAACTGAATCCAAAGGCAGTTTTTCTATTCAATACACATATCATGTAGATGCCAATGATCATGACCAGACCCGAAAAAGTCAGCAATATGATTTGAATGCCCTACATGAGACGACAAAATCAGAACGACATCTAGGTGGAAGTCAACAACTGCTCCATAATAAACAAGAAGGCAGAGACTATGATAAATCAAAAGGTCATTTTCACAGGGTAGTTATACACCATAAAGGAGGCAAAGCTCATCATGGGACACAAAATCCTTCTCAAGATCAGGGGAATAGCCCATCTGGAAAGGGAATATCCAGTCAATATTCAAACACAGAAGAAAGGCTGTGGGTTCATGGACTAAGTAAAGAACAAACTTCTGTCTCTGGTGCACAAAAAGGTAGAAAACAAGGTGGATCCCAAAGCAGTTATGTTCTCCAAACTGAAGAGCTATTAGCTAACAAACAACAACGTGAGACtaaaaattctcatcaaaataaaGGGCATTACCAAAATGTGGTTGAAGTGAGAGAGGAACATTCAAGTAAAGTACAAACCTCACTCTGTCCTGCGCACCAAGACAAACTCCAACATGGATCCAAAGACATTTTTTCTACCCAAGATGAGCTCCTAGTATATAACAAGAATCAACACCAGACAAAAAATCTCAATCAAGATCAACAGCATGGCCGaaaggcaaataaaatatcataccAATCTTCAAGTACAGAAGAAAGACGACTCCACTATGGAGAAAATGGTGTGCAGAAAGATGTATCCCAAAGCAGTATTTATAGCCAAACTGAAGAGAAAGTACATGGCAAGTCTCAAAAACAGACAACAATTCCCAGTCAAGAGCAAGAGCATAgccaaaaggcaaataaaatatcataccAATCTTCAAGTACAGAGGAAAGACGACTCCACTATGGAGAAAATGGTGTGCAGAAAGATGTATCCCAAAGCAGTATTTATAGCCAAACTGAAGAGAAAGCACAGGGCAAGTCTCAAAAACAGATAACAATTCCCAGTCAAGAGCAAGAGCATAgccaaaaggcaaataaaatataCCAATCTTCAAGTACGGAAGAAAGACGACTCCACTATGGAGAAAATGGTGTGCAGAAAGATGTATCCCAAAGCAGTATTTATAGCCAAACTGAAGAGAAAGTACATGGCAAGTCTCAAAAACAGATAACAATTCCCAGTCAAGAGCAAGAGCATAgccaaaaggcaaataaaatatcataccAATCTTCAAGTACAGAAGAAGGACGACTCCACTATGGAGAAAATGGTGTGCAGAAAGATGTATCCCAAAGCAGTATTTATAGCCAAACTGAAGAGAAAGCACAGGGCAAGTCTCAAAAACAGATAACAATTCCCAGTCAAGAGCAAGAGCATAgccaaaaggcaaataaaatatcataccAATCTTCAAGTACGGAAGAAAAACGACTCCACTATGGAGAAAATGGTGTGCAGAAAGATGTATCCCAAAGCAGTATTTATAGCCAAACTGAAAAGCTAGTAGCAGGCAAGTCTCAAATCCAGGCACCAAATCCTAAGCAAGAGCCATGGCATGGTGACAATGCAAAAGGAGAGTCTGGCCAATCTACAAATAGAGAACAAGACCTACTCAGTCATGAACAAAAAGGCAGACACCAACATGGATCTCATGGGGGATTGGATATTGTAATCATAGAGCAGGAAGATGACAGTGATCGTCATTCGGCACAACATCTTAACAACGACCGAAACCCATTATTTACATAA